One genomic region from Streptomyces sp. Li-HN-5-11 encodes:
- a CDS encoding LacI family DNA-binding transcriptional regulator has protein sequence MNIGEIARRAGVSRSTVSYALSGKRPVANSTRRRIQDVIDELGYRPNAAARALKEGRTRTIGLVIPPAGNRLTHMQLDFVASVVDAAARVDLDVLLSHSGGEHDRSFERLVSQSRVDGVILMEIGLKDPRAGRLQDAGLPFVGIGHTADDHQMSWIDVDYAGLVQRCVRHLADLGHRRVALVTRSPELISAGYGPAHRAREGFEAALAERGLDGVEVPCGDDARSGQECVEALLRSHPDVTAVTTINEAALPGIQRALADAGLEVPYDFSITGVVAAPWAEDFRPPLTAADVPALEMGEKAVSLLVERIAAPDKPPRYVLLAPPIALRSSTAAVPTGRPTRSHRAAP, from the coding sequence ATGAACATCGGGGAGATAGCCCGGCGCGCGGGGGTCTCGCGCAGCACGGTGTCGTACGCGCTCAGCGGCAAACGCCCCGTCGCCAACAGCACCCGCAGACGTATCCAGGACGTGATCGACGAATTGGGATACCGCCCCAACGCGGCGGCCAGGGCCCTCAAGGAGGGCCGGACCCGGACCATCGGTCTCGTCATCCCGCCGGCCGGCAACAGGCTCACACACATGCAGCTGGACTTCGTCGCCAGCGTGGTGGACGCCGCCGCCCGAGTCGACCTGGACGTCCTGCTGTCCCATTCCGGCGGGGAACACGACCGCTCGTTCGAGCGGTTGGTCTCGCAGAGCCGCGTGGACGGCGTCATTCTGATGGAGATCGGCCTGAAGGACCCTCGTGCGGGGCGTCTGCAGGATGCCGGGCTGCCCTTCGTCGGGATCGGTCACACGGCCGACGACCACCAGATGTCCTGGATCGACGTGGACTACGCCGGCCTGGTCCAGCGCTGCGTGCGGCACCTCGCCGATCTCGGGCACCGCCGGGTGGCTCTGGTCACTCGTTCCCCGGAGCTCATCTCGGCCGGCTACGGCCCCGCGCACAGGGCCAGGGAGGGTTTCGAGGCCGCCCTGGCGGAACGCGGCCTCGACGGCGTCGAAGTGCCGTGCGGGGACGATGCCCGCTCCGGTCAGGAATGTGTCGAGGCGCTCCTGCGCAGCCATCCGGACGTCACCGCTGTCACCACCATCAACGAGGCCGCCCTGCCCGGCATCCAGCGCGCGCTGGCGGACGCCGGCCTCGAGGTGCCGTACGACTTCTCCATCACCGGAGTGGTCGCCGCGCCGTGGGCCGAGGACTTCCGTCCGCCGCTCACGGCGGCGGACGTACCGGCTCTCGAAATGGGCGAGAAGGCCGTTTCCCTGCTCGTGGAACGCATCGCCGCGCCGGACAAGCCGCCTCGGTACGTCCTGTTGGCCCCTCCGATCGCGTTGCGTTCCAGCACGGCCGCCGTACCCACTGGCCGGCCAACGCGGTCCCACCGCGCGGCACCCTGA
- a CDS encoding glycoside hydrolase family 6 protein, which translates to MRRRLRALVAAFFALPLALAVAPSAHAADPTTMTSGFYVDPGSSPKRWVAANPGDGRAPAINASIANTPMAHWFGSWSGTIGTATGAYVGAADNQDKLPLLVAYNIYNRDSCGGQSSGGASSPSAYATWIAQFAGGIAGRPAIVLLEPDSLADYGCLTQTQINERQGMITGAVTQFNRQAPNTWVYLDAGNPNWVSPATMAQRLNDAGLRQAHGFSLNISNYYTTAENIAYGNAVNSALSTRYGYTKPFVVDTSRNGNGSNGQWCNPSGRRIGTPTQKGGGAEMLLWIKTPGESDGNCGVGAGSSAGQFLPEVAYKMIYGY; encoded by the coding sequence ATGCGCCGCAGACTCCGCGCCCTCGTGGCAGCGTTCTTCGCTCTGCCGCTGGCGCTCGCCGTCGCACCGTCCGCTCACGCTGCCGACCCGACCACCATGACGAGCGGGTTCTACGTGGACCCCGGCTCCAGCCCGAAGCGGTGGGTCGCCGCCAACCCCGGCGACGGCCGGGCGCCCGCGATCAACGCCTCCATCGCCAACACCCCGATGGCCCACTGGTTCGGCTCCTGGAGCGGCACCATCGGCACCGCCACGGGTGCGTACGTGGGTGCCGCGGACAATCAGGACAAGCTGCCCCTCCTCGTCGCCTACAACATCTACAACCGCGACTCCTGCGGCGGACAGTCCTCGGGTGGGGCCTCCTCGCCGTCCGCCTACGCCACCTGGATCGCCCAGTTCGCCGGCGGGATCGCCGGCCGCCCGGCCATCGTCCTGCTCGAACCGGACTCACTGGCGGACTACGGCTGCCTGACCCAGACTCAGATCAACGAGCGACAGGGCATGATCACCGGCGCTGTCACCCAGTTCAACCGTCAGGCCCCCAACACCTGGGTGTACCTCGACGCGGGCAACCCGAACTGGGTGAGCCCGGCGACCATGGCCCAACGCCTCAACGATGCCGGCCTCCGACAGGCCCACGGGTTCTCGCTCAACATCTCCAACTACTACACCACGGCCGAGAACATCGCCTACGGCAACGCCGTCAACAGCGCGCTGAGCACCCGCTACGGCTACACCAAGCCGTTCGTCGTGGACACCAGCCGCAACGGCAACGGCTCCAACGGCCAGTGGTGCAACCCCTCAGGCCGCCGCATCGGCACCCCCACCCAGAAGGGCGGAGGCGCCGAGATGCTTCTGTGGATCAAGACCCCGGGCGAGTCCGACGGCAACTGCGGCGTCGGAGCCGGCTCCTCCGCCGGACAGTTCCTCCCCGAGGTCGCCTACAAGATGATCTACGGCTACTGA
- a CDS encoding RICIN domain-containing protein: protein MPGSELSPRVPEGAPPGRTRPCLRARPVRTVAAAIVAVAGLIAAMLATLQPASAAGNPYQRGPDPTVASVAATSGPFTTASVSVPPGHGFNGGTIYYPTDTSLGTWGAVAIVPGYTALFANEEAWMGPWLSSFGFVVIGVETNSRTDYDTARGTQLLAALDYLTQQSPVRDRVDPSRLAVIGHSMGGGGVVSASERRPSLKAAIALAPFSPSQNLATDQVPTMVIGGQRDTVVTPSYLDGLYATMPAATQSAFLQIAGADHVYYTHPNNTEMKVLIPWLKTFVDNDTRYTQFLCPALADPAGISIYHSKCPYVPPTTTPPPPPPTGKGVLHAVGAGRCLEVPGSSTTAGTQTQIRDCSGAANQTWSQTASGELTVYSGSSTLCLDASGQGTSPGTKVITWTCNGQANQQWNLNANGTVTSAQSGLCLDVTGAATANGTPVELWTCNGQSNQQWSLH from the coding sequence ATGCCAGGAAGCGAACTTTCACCACGGGTGCCCGAGGGCGCCCCGCCCGGCCGGACGCGACCCTGCTTACGGGCACGGCCCGTCAGGACGGTTGCGGCCGCGATCGTGGCCGTCGCGGGCCTGATCGCGGCGATGCTCGCGACCCTCCAGCCGGCGTCGGCCGCCGGCAACCCCTACCAGCGCGGCCCTGATCCCACCGTGGCCAGCGTCGCCGCCACCAGCGGCCCCTTCACCACCGCGTCGGTCAGCGTGCCACCCGGCCACGGATTCAACGGCGGCACGATCTACTACCCCACCGACACCAGCCTGGGCACCTGGGGCGCCGTCGCGATCGTTCCCGGCTACACGGCCCTTTTCGCCAACGAGGAAGCCTGGATGGGGCCCTGGCTGTCGTCCTTCGGTTTCGTCGTGATCGGCGTCGAGACCAACAGCCGCACCGACTACGACACCGCGCGCGGCACCCAGCTGCTGGCAGCGCTGGACTACCTCACCCAGCAGAGTCCCGTGCGTGACCGGGTCGACCCCAGCCGGCTCGCGGTCATCGGCCACTCGATGGGCGGCGGCGGCGTCGTCAGCGCCTCCGAACGACGGCCCTCACTGAAGGCCGCCATCGCCCTCGCGCCCTTCTCCCCCTCACAGAACCTGGCCACGGACCAGGTACCCACCATGGTCATCGGCGGGCAGAGGGACACCGTCGTCACCCCCTCCTACCTCGACGGCCTCTACGCCACCATGCCCGCCGCGACACAGAGCGCCTTCCTGCAGATCGCCGGAGCCGACCACGTCTACTACACCCACCCCAACAACACCGAGATGAAGGTCCTGATCCCCTGGCTCAAGACCTTCGTCGACAACGACACCCGCTACACCCAGTTCCTCTGCCCGGCCCTGGCCGACCCCGCCGGCATCTCGATCTACCACAGCAAGTGCCCGTACGTACCGCCGACCACGACACCACCCCCGCCCCCGCCCACCGGTAAGGGGGTGCTGCACGCGGTGGGTGCGGGCCGGTGTCTGGAGGTGCCGGGATCGTCCACGACGGCGGGCACGCAGACGCAGATCCGCGACTGCAGCGGCGCGGCGAACCAGACCTGGTCCCAGACCGCCTCCGGCGAGCTGACCGTGTACTCCGGCAGCAGCACGCTGTGCCTGGACGCCTCCGGCCAGGGCACCAGCCCCGGCACCAAGGTCATCACCTGGACCTGCAACGGCCAGGCCAACCAGCAGTGGAACCTCAACGCGAACGGCACCGTCACCAGCGCCCAGTCCGGCCTGTGCCTGGACGTGACAGGCGCCGCCACCGCCAACGGCACCCCCGTGGAGCTGTGGACCTGCAACGGCCAGTCCAACCAGCAATGGTCGCTGCACTGA
- a CDS encoding arabinofuranosidase catalytic domain-containing protein has translation MGTIRTRRHLPSGRGGVRRLLAAVRRRGRPEDVPDQAHVRPAARSPRSRPRTFARAGAAAALVAGALAGATVTAGTARAATSGPCDIYAAGGTPCVAAHSTTRALYASYNGPLYQVRRASDNTTRDIGVLEAGGYANAAAQDSFCSGTTCLITIIYDQSGRGNNLTQAPPGGAAGGPDNLANATAAPTMVGGHKAYGVFVAPGTGYRNNHTNGIATGDNPEGMYAIFDGTHYNGGCCFDYGNAETNSNDDGNGTMEAIYFGNIRVWGYGSGNGPWIMADLENGLFSGVNQHYNANDPTINYRYTTAIIKGGPNHWAIRGGNAQSGGLSTFYDGVRPNVPGYNPMRKQGAIILGTGGDNSKGAQGTFYEGVMTSGYPSDATENAVQANITAAGYSNSSGGGTSTGALHAVGAGKCLDVPNSSTTAGVQLQIRDCSGGANQTWTHTSSDQLTVYSGSSQMCLDAYGNQTSAGTKVETWPCNGGANQQWQLNSDGTITGTQSGLCLDVTGASTANGALAELWPCNGQSNQQWKLG, from the coding sequence ATGGGAACCATACGTACGAGACGCCACCTGCCGTCCGGCCGCGGTGGCGTCCGACGGCTGTTAGCAGCGGTACGGCGCCGTGGCAGGCCGGAGGACGTGCCGGACCAGGCGCACGTCCGTCCGGCGGCGCGCTCGCCCCGCTCCCGGCCGAGAACGTTCGCCCGGGCGGGGGCCGCGGCCGCGCTCGTCGCCGGCGCGCTGGCCGGCGCCACGGTCACGGCCGGCACCGCACGGGCCGCCACCTCCGGCCCGTGCGACATCTACGCGGCAGGCGGTACGCCCTGTGTGGCGGCGCACAGCACGACGCGTGCGTTGTACGCCTCCTACAACGGGCCGCTCTACCAGGTCCGGCGTGCCTCGGACAACACCACCCGGGACATCGGCGTCCTGGAGGCGGGCGGGTACGCCAACGCCGCCGCCCAGGACTCGTTCTGCTCGGGGACGACCTGCCTGATCACGATCATCTACGACCAGTCCGGCCGCGGCAACAACCTCACCCAGGCACCCCCGGGCGGTGCCGCGGGCGGCCCCGACAACCTCGCGAACGCGACCGCCGCGCCCACCATGGTGGGCGGCCACAAGGCGTACGGCGTCTTCGTGGCGCCCGGCACGGGGTACCGCAACAACCACACCAACGGCATCGCTACCGGGGACAACCCCGAGGGCATGTACGCGATCTTCGACGGCACGCACTACAACGGCGGCTGCTGCTTCGACTACGGCAACGCCGAGACGAACAGCAACGACGACGGCAACGGCACCATGGAGGCCATCTACTTCGGCAACATCAGGGTCTGGGGCTACGGCTCGGGCAACGGTCCCTGGATCATGGCCGACCTGGAGAACGGCCTGTTCTCCGGCGTCAACCAGCACTACAACGCGAACGATCCGACCATCAACTACCGGTACACGACCGCCATCATCAAGGGCGGGCCCAACCACTGGGCGATCCGTGGCGGCAACGCGCAGTCCGGCGGCCTGTCCACCTTCTACGACGGGGTGCGTCCCAACGTGCCGGGCTACAACCCCATGCGGAAGCAGGGTGCCATCATCCTCGGCACCGGCGGCGACAACAGCAAGGGCGCCCAAGGCACCTTCTACGAAGGCGTGATGACCTCCGGCTACCCCTCGGACGCCACCGAGAACGCGGTTCAGGCCAACATCACCGCGGCCGGATACAGCAATTCCTCCGGAGGCGGGACGAGCACCGGTGCACTGCACGCGGTGGGCGCGGGCAAGTGCCTGGACGTGCCGAACTCGTCCACCACGGCCGGCGTACAGCTGCAGATCCGGGATTGCAGCGGCGGCGCCAACCAGACCTGGACCCACACGTCCTCCGACCAGCTGACCGTCTACAGCGGCAGCAGCCAGATGTGCCTGGACGCGTACGGCAACCAGACCTCCGCCGGAACCAAGGTGGAGACCTGGCCGTGCAACGGCGGCGCCAACCAGCAGTGGCAGCTGAACTCCGACGGCACCATCACGGGCACCCAGTCGGGACTCTGCCTCGACGTCACCGGAGCCTCCACGGCGAACGGCGCCCTGGCCGAACTCTGGCCGTGCAACGGCCAGTCCAACCAGCAATGGAAGCTCGGCTGA
- a CDS encoding uracil-DNA glycosylase — protein MAPRPLHELVEAGWAKALDPVAERIAAMGDFLRAEIAAGRTYLPSGANVLRAFQQPFDDVRVLIVGQDPYPTPGMAIGLSFAVSPEVRSLPGSLENIFRELHSDLGLPRPSNGDLTPWTRQGVLLLNRALTTAPRKPAAHRGKGWEEVTEQAIRALAARGKPLVSILWGRDARNLRPLLGDLPAIESAHPSPMSADRGFFGSRPFSRANDLLLRQGAQPVDWQLP, from the coding sequence GTGGCACCACGACCCTTGCATGAACTTGTTGAAGCAGGCTGGGCGAAGGCTCTCGACCCCGTGGCCGAACGCATCGCCGCCATGGGGGACTTCCTCCGGGCCGAGATAGCGGCGGGCCGGACCTATCTTCCGTCCGGGGCGAATGTCCTGCGGGCCTTCCAGCAGCCTTTCGATGACGTCCGTGTCCTGATCGTGGGGCAGGATCCCTACCCCACACCGGGCATGGCGATCGGGTTGAGTTTCGCGGTCTCGCCCGAGGTGCGTTCGTTGCCGGGAAGTCTGGAGAACATCTTCCGGGAGCTGCACTCCGACCTCGGGCTGCCCAGGCCGTCGAACGGCGATCTGACGCCGTGGACGCGGCAGGGTGTGCTCTTGCTCAACAGGGCGCTGACGACGGCTCCGCGCAAGCCCGCGGCGCACCGGGGCAAGGGCTGGGAGGAGGTCACCGAGCAGGCGATCCGGGCCTTGGCGGCGCGCGGTAAACCGCTGGTGTCCATCCTGTGGGGGCGTGACGCGCGTAATCTGCGACCGCTGCTGGGAGATCTTCCGGCGATCGAGTCCGCGCACCCGTCTCCGATGTCGGCGGACCGTGGGTTCTTCGGTTCGCGGCCGTTCAGCCGGGCCAACGACCTGCTGCTGCGGCAGGGCGCCCAGCCGGTGGACTGGCAACTGCCCTAG
- a CDS encoding glycoside hydrolase family 6 protein, producing the protein MKPCTLRRRAAAVITALTACAALTATQAQAAPAQHVITPTTKFYVDPHGKAAKQALADFRNGDVENGMNMARLASWPQAEWFTEGTPDEVRVKVNRLVRRARAVDRTPVLVAYDIPGRDCSQYSSGGAASSAAYRQWIDAFAAGIGHDRAVVVVEPDGLANLPKDCGPTTDPTGELTAARIADLAYAVKTLKARPRTAVYLDAGNVQWRAVGDIAQRLQDAGVQYGDGFALNVSNNHPTDHNARYGTWIAKCIWFATKGPEQARGHTDWCASQYYSSAAPNDGAPGNAVSPSDPTTWRWTDAWFDQNVGTPPAGELHHFVIDTSRNGRGAWTPAPGKYSGDPEAWCNAPGRGLGPRPTADTGVPLVDAYLWIKVPGESDGSCTRNTGGTIDPEYGIVDPPAGAWWPDQAHALARNAVPRLAFNRW; encoded by the coding sequence ATGAAACCTTGCACCTTACGGCGCCGCGCGGCCGCCGTCATCACGGCGCTCACCGCCTGCGCCGCCCTCACCGCGACACAGGCGCAGGCCGCACCCGCGCAGCACGTGATCACCCCGACCACGAAGTTCTATGTGGACCCGCACGGCAAGGCCGCGAAGCAGGCCCTCGCCGACTTCAGGAACGGGGACGTCGAGAACGGCATGAACATGGCCAGGCTCGCGAGCTGGCCGCAGGCCGAGTGGTTCACCGAGGGCACGCCCGACGAGGTGCGCGTCAAGGTGAACAGGCTGGTCCGCCGGGCCCGGGCCGTCGACCGGACCCCCGTCCTGGTCGCTTACGACATACCCGGCCGGGACTGCTCCCAGTACTCCAGCGGCGGAGCCGCATCCTCCGCCGCCTACCGCCAGTGGATCGACGCCTTCGCCGCCGGCATCGGCCACGACAGGGCGGTGGTCGTCGTCGAACCCGACGGCCTGGCCAACCTTCCCAAGGACTGCGGGCCCACCACCGACCCGACCGGCGAACTCACGGCCGCCCGCATCGCCGACCTCGCATACGCCGTGAAGACCCTGAAGGCCCGGCCCCGCACAGCGGTCTACCTGGACGCCGGCAACGTACAGTGGCGGGCCGTCGGCGACATCGCGCAGCGGCTGCAGGACGCCGGAGTCCAGTACGGCGACGGCTTCGCCCTGAACGTGTCCAACAACCACCCCACCGACCACAACGCCAGATACGGCACCTGGATCGCCAAATGCATCTGGTTCGCCACCAAGGGGCCCGAGCAGGCACGCGGCCACACCGACTGGTGCGCCAGCCAGTACTACTCGTCGGCCGCACCCAACGACGGCGCCCCCGGCAACGCCGTCTCCCCCTCGGACCCCACCACCTGGCGGTGGACCGACGCCTGGTTCGACCAGAACGTGGGCACCCCGCCGGCCGGCGAGTTGCATCACTTCGTGATCGACACCAGCCGCAACGGCCGGGGCGCCTGGACGCCGGCACCGGGCAAGTACAGCGGGGACCCGGAGGCCTGGTGCAACGCGCCCGGCCGCGGCCTCGGCCCGCGTCCCACCGCCGACACCGGCGTCCCGCTCGTCGACGCCTACCTTTGGATAAAGGTCCCCGGTGAATCCGACGGCAGTTGCACGCGCAACACCGGCGGCACGATCGACCCCGAGTACGGCATCGTCGACCCGCCCGCCGGCGCCTGGTGGCCCGACCAGGCCCACGCACTGGCCCGCAACGCGGTACCGCGCCTGGCGTTCAACCGCTGGTGA
- a CDS encoding LacI family DNA-binding transcriptional regulator — translation MAHGENVPRRQSTLDEVAERAGVSRSVASRVLNNAPHVSRAKREAVERVVQQLGYVPNPTARALATRQTGAAALVVAGEDPSIFADPFFAQVIVGASAALEEADLHLMLCLAASDRGRRRVAELLRSRGADGVMLMALREGDPLARAAEDAEMPVVFGGRPFGPAPRWYVDVDNAGGAREATEHLISRGRTRVATICGRMDTEVGRARHRGYRDAMLAAGLEPYPPQEGDFTEAGGAAAMAALLANHPEVNGVFAANDNMGAGALRTLREAGRPVPADVAVAGFDDLTVAQIADPPLTTVHQPIQAFGREMARMLVALVNGQDPTPLILPTRLVVRFST, via the coding sequence ATGGCTCATGGGGAGAATGTGCCGCGCCGGCAGTCGACGCTCGACGAGGTGGCCGAACGCGCCGGCGTCTCCCGCTCGGTGGCCTCGCGCGTCCTCAACAACGCCCCGCACGTCAGCCGCGCCAAACGCGAGGCGGTCGAACGGGTCGTCCAGCAACTGGGTTACGTGCCCAATCCGACCGCACGCGCTCTCGCCACCCGCCAGACGGGAGCGGCGGCCCTGGTCGTCGCGGGAGAGGATCCGTCCATCTTCGCGGACCCGTTCTTCGCCCAGGTGATCGTGGGGGCGTCGGCCGCCCTGGAGGAGGCCGACCTGCATCTGATGCTGTGCCTGGCCGCCTCCGACCGGGGCCGCAGACGGGTGGCGGAACTCCTTCGGTCCAGGGGCGCCGACGGCGTCATGCTGATGGCGCTGCGCGAGGGCGATCCGCTGGCCCGTGCCGCAGAGGACGCGGAGATGCCCGTCGTATTCGGCGGTCGCCCGTTCGGTCCGGCTCCCCGGTGGTACGTGGACGTCGACAACGCCGGCGGAGCACGCGAGGCCACCGAGCACCTGATCTCGCGTGGCCGGACCCGTGTGGCCACGATCTGCGGGCGTATGGACACGGAGGTCGGGCGTGCCCGTCACCGCGGCTACCGGGACGCCATGCTGGCAGCGGGCCTTGAACCGTACCCGCCGCAGGAGGGGGACTTCACCGAGGCCGGTGGAGCCGCCGCCATGGCCGCACTGCTGGCGAACCACCCCGAGGTGAACGGGGTGTTCGCCGCCAACGACAACATGGGGGCGGGAGCGCTGCGCACGTTGCGTGAGGCCGGCCGGCCGGTCCCCGCCGATGTCGCCGTGGCCGGCTTCGACGACCTGACCGTCGCCCAGATCGCCGATCCGCCGCTCACCACCGTCCATCAGCCCATACAGGCTTTCGGACGAGAGATGGCACGCATGCTCGTCGCGCTCGTCAACGGACAGGACCCCACCCCGCTGATCCTGCCCACCCGCCTGGTCGTCCGCTTCAGCACATGA
- a CDS encoding RICIN domain-containing protein, whose translation MFRARVFRGWWATLVALLALLAASMATARAASAVPGAGHRASAAAALYVAPGAAPGGNGTAQQPFATIDQAQQPAHQLSADADVVVYLAGGTYRLSKPLAFGSGDGGQNGHTITYQAMSGQQPVVTGAQQMTGWQVQDQANNIWSVHVGTGVTTRQLYVNGKEAPRAAIQVPRSGFVFTPTGLTITDSSLNYLAGLSDQNHMEVESLNSFTDRYSPVQSVSGNTITMQQPAWNNNSWGYDTINAPFAGGTMYLENNYAFLKQAGQWYLNSSTGDLYYRVQPGQNPNSLDIELPRLQSLLGISGSYGSPATGLRFTGIQFTGTSWLGPSGSDGYADQQSGAHITGAFPMPANWLSSCKSGCTQFEATRNHWAQMPAAVQVSAATGITFSGDTFSELGQAALGVGNDGVATASGTGLGAADVTITGNTFTDDAGSGIQVGGIQPDAHHPGNPQMTNQNITISNNRVSGVGTDYKETAAILSTYVTKATITHNQCDHLPYDGIDIGWGWGMNDPGGSQDYANRGTYNYQPIYSTPTTLKNNTVSHNLVFDTKNAMFDGGSIYNLSANPGSVISDNYMYNNKHTTALYLDEGSRYLTVSHNVVQDAGNWALTNANANNHTDDSTFSGNWYNGGNTYVATGPPHNNVLTGNVQVSGTNWPQGAQQVIQQAGVQPSGDGGGGFPTGYHQLVIGSDSLCLDVYGNSTSAGAAIDQWTCNGQSNQQFQFVPASGGYGELRAQNSGQDVAVAGSSTASGTPDIVQQAPGTAAGSLWLPVQQSDGSYAFQNKNSGLCLDVYGAGSNAGQQLDQWPCKNTAGTNQDFTPR comes from the coding sequence ATGTTCAGAGCCAGAGTGTTCCGCGGGTGGTGGGCCACACTCGTGGCTCTGCTCGCCCTGCTGGCCGCAAGCATGGCCACGGCCAGGGCCGCGAGCGCCGTACCGGGGGCCGGGCACCGGGCGTCGGCCGCCGCCGCCCTGTACGTGGCTCCGGGTGCGGCTCCCGGCGGGAACGGCACCGCCCAGCAGCCGTTCGCCACCATCGACCAGGCGCAGCAGCCGGCGCACCAGCTCTCGGCCGACGCGGACGTCGTGGTGTATCTGGCCGGTGGCACCTACCGCCTGTCCAAGCCGCTGGCCTTCGGCTCCGGCGACGGAGGCCAGAACGGCCACACCATCACCTACCAGGCCATGTCCGGGCAGCAGCCGGTCGTGACCGGCGCCCAGCAGATGACCGGCTGGCAGGTACAGGATCAAGCGAACAACATCTGGTCGGTCCACGTCGGCACCGGTGTGACCACGCGGCAGTTGTACGTGAACGGCAAGGAGGCACCGCGGGCGGCGATCCAGGTGCCCCGCTCCGGCTTCGTCTTCACCCCGACCGGTCTGACCATCACCGACTCCTCCCTCAACTACCTGGCCGGCCTCTCGGACCAGAACCACATGGAGGTCGAGAGCCTCAACTCCTTCACCGACCGCTACTCGCCGGTCCAGTCGGTCAGCGGCAACACCATCACCATGCAGCAGCCCGCCTGGAACAACAACTCCTGGGGCTACGACACCATCAACGCCCCGTTCGCCGGCGGGACGATGTACCTCGAGAACAACTACGCGTTCCTGAAGCAGGCCGGACAGTGGTACCTCAACTCGTCCACCGGCGACCTGTACTACCGGGTCCAGCCCGGGCAGAACCCGAACAGCCTCGACATCGAACTGCCCCGGCTGCAGAGCCTGCTCGGCATCAGCGGCAGCTACGGCTCACCGGCGACAGGTCTGCGGTTCACCGGCATCCAGTTCACGGGAACCTCCTGGCTCGGCCCGAGCGGATCCGACGGCTACGCGGACCAGCAGAGCGGCGCGCACATCACCGGCGCCTTCCCGATGCCCGCCAACTGGCTGAGCAGCTGCAAGTCGGGGTGCACGCAGTTCGAGGCCACCCGTAACCACTGGGCGCAGATGCCCGCGGCCGTACAGGTCTCCGCCGCCACCGGCATCACGTTCTCCGGTGACACGTTCTCCGAACTGGGGCAGGCCGCGCTGGGCGTGGGGAACGACGGCGTCGCCACGGCCTCCGGCACCGGACTCGGCGCCGCCGACGTCACCATCACCGGCAACACCTTCACCGACGACGCCGGCAGCGGCATCCAGGTCGGCGGGATCCAGCCGGACGCACACCACCCCGGCAACCCGCAGATGACCAACCAGAACATCACCATCAGCAACAACAGGGTCAGCGGGGTGGGCACCGACTACAAGGAGACCGCGGCCATCCTGTCCACCTACGTCACGAAGGCGACGATCACCCACAACCAGTGCGACCACCTTCCCTACGACGGGATCGACATCGGCTGGGGATGGGGCATGAACGACCCGGGCGGCAGCCAGGACTACGCCAACCGGGGCACGTACAACTACCAGCCCATCTACAGCACCCCCACGACGCTGAAGAACAACACCGTCTCCCACAACCTGGTCTTCGACACCAAGAACGCGATGTTCGACGGCGGCAGCATCTACAACCTGTCCGCGAACCCCGGCTCGGTGATCTCCGACAACTACATGTACAACAACAAGCACACCACCGCGCTGTACCTCGACGAGGGCTCCCGGTACCTGACGGTGTCCCACAACGTGGTGCAGGACGCCGGTAACTGGGCGCTCACCAATGCCAACGCGAACAACCACACCGACGACAGCACCTTCTCCGGCAACTGGTACAACGGCGGCAACACGTACGTGGCCACCGGTCCTCCGCACAACAACGTCCTGACCGGCAACGTCCAGGTCAGCGGCACCAACTGGCCGCAGGGCGCGCAGCAGGTCATCCAGCAGGCAGGCGTCCAGCCGTCGGGCGACGGTGGCGGCGGCTTCCCCACCGGCTACCACCAACTGGTGATCGGCAGCGACAGCCTGTGCCTGGACGTGTACGGCAACTCCACCAGCGCGGGCGCCGCGATCGACCAGTGGACCTGCAACGGGCAGAGCAACCAGCAGTTCCAGTTCGTGCCGGCCTCGGGCGGCTACGGCGAACTGCGCGCCCAGAACTCCGGCCAGGACGTGGCGGTGGCCGGGAGCTCCACGGCCTCCGGTACGCCCGACATCGTCCAGCAGGCTCCCGGCACGGCGGCGGGCAGCCTCTGGCTGCCGGTACAGCAGTCCGACGGCTCGTACGCCTTCCAGAACAAGAACAGCGGCCTGTGCCTCGACGTCTACGGCGCCGGCAGCAACGCCGGCCAGCAGCTCGACCAGTGGCCCTGCAAGAACACGGCCGGCACCAACCAGGACTTCACCCCCCGCTGA